Proteins from a single region of Callithrix jacchus isolate 240 chromosome 12, calJac240_pri, whole genome shotgun sequence:
- the LOC118146270 gene encoding placenta-specific protein 9-like yields MRTLLGALAGLALLRAAGALAAAEPFSPPQGDAAQSTVCDRHMAVQRRLVVVEEIVEKTVEHLATEVKGLLGLLEELAWNVPPGPFSPAPDLLGEDGF; encoded by the exons ATGCGGACCCTGCTTGGCGCGCTGGCCGGGCTGGCTTTGCTCCGCGCCGCGGGCGCTTTGGCTG CTGCAGAACCCTTCAGCCCTCCCCAAGGAGACGCAGCTCAGAGCACAGTGTGTGACAGACACATGGCTGTGCAACGCCGTCTGGTTGTCGTGGAGGAG ATTGTAGAGAAGACCGTGGAGCACCTGGCGACAGAGGTGAAAGGCCTGCTGGGCCTGCTGGAGGAGCTGGCCTGGAACGTGCCCCCAGGACCCTTCAGCCCGGCCCCCGACCTCCTCGGAGAAG ATGGCTTCTGA